The genomic region cttttgtttcatTAATGCTGCCAAGAAACCCTCTGGCGCTGGCAGCATCCatcactcacacacacatttaGCAACTTCACCTTCACCCCTCCCTCTATATCTCTTTCTATTCTCCCATCGAAATTTCACTGTCATCTCATCACTTCAATCCGCTTCCTGCTATTATTATGCAAGAACANNNNNNNNNNGCTCGCCGACGATCCTGTTGCTGTCGCCAGGTCCGGCCAAAACGTTTTCATGTCTGTCTACCGGACGAAGATGGCCGATCAATGTCGTTTGATCACCGTCACCTGGTGCAAGAACCTCCTCCTCCACGGCCTGTCGGTGTCGGTCGAAGGGCCCGATGGAGACAGCCAGTATACCTGCAAAGTTGAGCTCAAGCCCTGGTACTTCTGGAAGAAACAAGGGTCGAAGCGATTCAACGTCGACGGTAAGCCCGTCGACGTTTTCTGGGATCTCAGGGTTGCGAAATTCAACGGAGAGACTGAGCCGACGTCGGACTACTATGTAGCTGTCGTGTGTGATGACGAGGTTGTTCTGCTTCTTGGCAATTTGAGGAAAGAGGCTTATAGAAAGACAGGCTGCAGGCCTGCACTCATTGACCCCATGTTGGTGTCTAGAAAAGAGCACATATTCGGTAAGAGGAAGTTTATTACAAGAGTTAAGTTCCATGACAAGGGCAGTTTCCATGAAATATCAATCGAGTGCAAGAACAAAACCAGCAATCCGTCGGACGGGGCCGAGCCCGAAATGGAGATTCGGATCGATGGGCATTTGGTCATCCATGTGAAGCATTTGCAATGGAAGTTCAGAGGGAATGAGTCAGTTCATCTCAACAAGGCAAGAATTGAGGTTTTCTGGGATGTCCATGATTGGCTTTTTAGCCCTGGTTTAAGGCACGCCTTGTTTATTTTCAAGCCGACTTTATTGTCCATGTCGTCGTCCACGCCACCCTCATCCTTGCCATCGACGCCGCTGTCGTCCCGGACAGGGAGTTCGAGCTCCACGTCGGATGGGTTTGGAGGGAGCGGAGCTCCTGACTTTTGCCTATTCCTTTATGCCTGGAAGGTGGAATGAGGAAGCAaactttttcatccaaattaaGTCGGACAAGACTCAGTTAATCATAGTGTTATTGCACCATCACTTTTTTATatcatacattaattatacGACAAGTATAATATAGCTAATATTATCATCGCTGTATGATTGAAAAAGGAAATGGAAATGATGTAGCAAAGCACATGGGAAGTAGGTGGACCCCTAATTGAGGTTGGAAGTTAGTTTACAGCTGGTTGTGAACAAAGTGGCATGATTGAAGAGGACAGATTGGATAACATACATACCCAATAAGCTCCAATCTAGAggcaattatttatttttattttttttcccaaccCTAAAGTTTTTCTTGATCTAGTCTTGAGTGAGCAActatatgtgatattttaatttttcccaatTACATATACTAAGAAGTTCACATTATTGTATATTGTACTAATTAATGATATGCATCAACAATGAGCTATTTTGTTGTTATGTTATCAGTCAAAAATTGATTATCAAACTTCATTTATTAAAGGATTTGCATTTGATTAGGACTTAAATTTCGTTGATTCTTTGTACTTTATTGaatgaattgtaatttaaGTTGCACCCAACGACCATctcattttagaaaaatgtattcttgaagaattttttttcttcaaaactcATTCTTGTTccacaaattaaagaaatatttcatcCTAATTACTTTTCTGTTCTTTTGTTACCTAccctaaatttaaaatcgaGAAAATTGCAACTTTTAAAGGATCGTCCCTCGACCCACCCACCCGGACTCCTTGCAAAAGGTATGTCCCATTACTAGTTgtagttatatattttctcttgaaGTACGACTCGTTCAATGTATCCCGAGttgtttcttatttctttaagtatatcttttttttggaaaaagtattattttagtctgctaagtatgcctaattttaattttagtccgataactatgtccatttttgtttaggtccagtgacttatgaaattgcttacttttagtcctttggtagattttcaaacaattttacccctatgcaacatttgaaaggcagttttagtctatatgcactcataggggtaaaattgtccgaaaatatgccaagggactaaaagtaagcaatttcataagttattggacctaaacaaaaataaacatagttattggattaaaatttaaattagacatacttagcgaactaaaataatactttttcccttttttttttaaaaaaaaactcgtTCAATTGCGATATTATAGCTTAAAACGAAGAAAAGAATCATTTCTAGTAGTCCTATTAATTACTTTGGAACAAGGGTCTCACTAGAAGAATAACATAACATCACCATTATCCATTGTTTCTACAGCTGGAGTCAAAACATTagtaattagtaaaataactaaaaataataataaatattttgttcatatgtaaaacttaaattttcatatagtTGTGTTTGATCAGTggtagataatattaatttgcttgggtttttaagtataataattataatataggaaatattctatttttattaaagtgTCTTACATAGCCACATATTTCTTacaagattatataattaataaataattaaattgtccAAAAACCCTAAATTTACTAATAGTAATATAGAGGAAAAGGTCAATTCTTAGAAGAAGAGTTACGGAAAGATCTATCAGTCTCCCATCAACttgcaaaaaaagaaagaattaattaattaggacAAAGAAAATAGTTGAAAGTTTTCAGAAGTTCACacaataatttatgtttctgCACTATGTGACAGAAAGACACAGGAAATTTATTTGAAGAGGCAACCAGCTGTTATGAAAACATTAACATGCAGACAactaatttctcaaattattgtttgctacatcaaataataaaaaatacattttcaaaatttaaaaaaaaaaaaaaaaacacagaaaaCTCCAATAGTGTATGGAGGGGTTGTTCTGGCAACCTTGTCAATCATACAACCTCAAAGAAGTTGATGAtgccataaaaataaatatctccACACATTTCTTTGTCATTATTTTGATCCAAATCCGaacaattttgcaaaaaagTTTTGTTTCTTTCCACGAGATGTGTCGACATTTGATTTTGCCGGGACAGGAGATGGTGTTGGTTTACCTGCAGATGAAAGAAACAGTTCAAATGAAACACATCTAAGTAGTTTAAAGTACATGCTGATAGTCGAAAAGTGTTTTAATTTAGTGGTTAACGTTACGATTGAGATTTCATGAATAAATTCGAGATTAtaggtttgaattttttgaatatacgGCTATT from Sesamum indicum cultivar Zhongzhi No. 13 linkage group LG3, S_indicum_v1.0, whole genome shotgun sequence harbors:
- the LOC105157288 gene encoding uncharacterized protein LOC105157288 (The sequence of the model RefSeq protein was modified relative to this genomic sequence to represent the inferred CDS: added 39 bases not found in genome assembly) encodes the protein MQEQLGIPACFSSSGEKLADDPVAVARSGQNVFMSVYRTKMADQCRLITVTWCKNLLLHGLSVSVEGPDGDSQYTCKVELKPWYFWKKQGSKRFNVDGKPVDVFWDLRVAKFNGETEPTSDYYVAVVCDDEVVLLLGNLRKEAYRKTGCRPALIDPMLVSRKEHIFGKRKFITRVKFHDKGSFHEISIECKNKTSNPSDGAEPEMEIRIDGHLVIHVKHLQWKFRGNESVHLNKARIEVFWDVHDWLFSPGLRHALFIFKPTLLSMSSSTPPSSLPSTPLSSRTGSSSSTSDGFGGSGAPDFCLFLYAWKVE